Below is a genomic region from Brassica oleracea var. oleracea cultivar TO1000 chromosome C9, BOL, whole genome shotgun sequence.
ATAATAGCTTAGAATAAATAAAACATTAATACAATAATTTTTTTAAAATTATCTTCTTAAAAATTAATTTCTATGTATAAATATACAACTTTTTATCATGTTTAACATCTATCAATATTTTTCAAACGTAAACAATCGACACAATTCTAAATATATTGGATTATCTTATATGAAATACATAATCTTATAATTGACAAATTTTGTAGAATTAAAACCAATTAAAGTTTAATGAAATCGAATGGTGAGATTATAGAGTTTTTTTTTTGATAAAGAGATTATAGAGTTTATTAATGCGATATAATTGAAAACTTTGGTTAGTTAGAAGAATTCAAAATTTATTAAACGTTCCATGGGATTTTTATGATTTAAGGAACAATAATCAGGATTTTCTATAAAATTGGAGACTTGGAGTGAAAGAGAAAGGAGAATAAGGAGCGGAGAAAAATATATATACAAATGGTGAAATAATAACGTTTAGTCATTTGCCAGATACTATCAGTTTACATATAATACGAAATTACCATCTGCTTTGGACTTAATTATTTGGCTCCAGCCTATTGAATATGAAAACAGAGCATTTTTCAGTATATTGTATTTTGTAAAACAAATTTGCATCATGCTTTGTGAATTTTGTTAGACTAATTGACCGGATATGATAATTGATCCTGTGACATAATTGTAGTTTATTTATCTAAATTTATAAAAGTTGTCATCACTTGCAAAGAAGAAAAGTCTTGGGTGAAAAGATACTTTTGTTCCTTTGCCGACCTAACGTGGAGACTTGTCAACATTTTGCAAGTATAAACTTCTCACCTCCTTCGTAAGGATGTCTTCGTTTCAGTTTCTAAAAAATATTACAAAAATTCGACGACGGCTAAATCAAGAAAATAAAATATATTTGAAGTCTTCCACCTAACCAGAAGACGATCTAAGGTGGGTTAGAACTTTAAAGATTTAGATTAATGGATCCACAGACACAACAGAACGCCGCAGAAAACAGCCACGCTCCCATTCCGACATCAGTCGTAGTAGACATACATCGCTTAACTTCAGAAGACACTGATCCTAAGCTTCTGAGAGAATCAGCTGGTTCAGAGTCATGTTGCATCGTGAGAATCCCACACAGCCTCGCGCGGATCAACCTCAAAGCATACGAACCCAAGATTGTCTCCATCGGTCCTTACCACCACGGCAAGGAACATCTCAAAATGGCCCAGCAGCATAAACGCAGGTTCTTGAAGTTCTTGGTGGCTAAAATGCAAGAAAATGGAACTGATCCTCAAGAATTAGTCAACGCTGTATCCACTTTGGAAGGAGATATAAGAGGTTCTTACTCGGAGGATCTTGGTTATGAATCTGAAAAGTTGGTTGAGATGATGGTTCTTGATGGTTGCTTTATCCTCACGTTGTTCTTGATAGTTTCTGGCAAAGTTGTTTACACTAATCTTGATGATCCCATTTTCAGAATGCCATGGATCTTGCCGTCGATTCGAGCCGATCTTCTCCTTTTGGAGAACCAGGTTCCTTATGTTCTTCTTCAAACGCTTTTCGAAACATCGAATTTAGTTACTAATAGCTGTTTAAACGAGCTAGCGTTTGAGTTCTTCGACTACTCATTACAAAAACCAGAAACGTTTTGGGCAAAACATTATAGTCTCGAAGCCAAACATCTTCTTGACTTGATACGCAAGACATTTGTCCCTGTTACTTGTCAAAGAAGCATCAAAGAAGCTAATGGTTTTCTTGGATTCGTTTTATCAGCCAAGAAGCTTCACCTTAGAGGAATCAAATTCAAACGAAGGATGAACACAGACTCAATCTTAGACATAAGGTTTAGTAACGGTGTGCTTCATATTCCTCCAGTAGTCATGGATGATTTCACACGGTGTTCTTAAACTGTGTAGCCTTTGAGCAGTTATATGCAGATTCATCAAACCACATAACGAGCTACGTAGCGTTCATGGCTTGTCTTATAAACGAAGAGAGTGATGCAGCGTTTCTTAGTGAGAGAAGGATTCTTGAGAACTATTTTGGAACAGAGGAAGAAGTGTCTAGGTTTTATAAAAGCATTGGCAAAGATGTTGCTTTGGACTTAGAGAGGAGTTACTTAGCGAAGGTGTTTGAAGGGGTTAATGAGTATAGTTCTAAAGGGTTCCATGTTCATTGCGCAGAGTTTGTTCACACTCATTTTGATAGTCCATGGACATTTGCATCGTCCTTTGCAGCTTTGTTGCTTCTTATGTTTGCGGCTTTACAGGTTTTCTTTGCAGCTTATAGTTATTTCCAACCTCCAAAAGATCAGTGAGAGGTAACTGTAATTTACTTGTTATAA
It encodes:
- the LOC106316315 gene encoding LOW QUALITY PROTEIN: UPF0481 protein At3g47200 (The sequence of the model RefSeq protein was modified relative to this genomic sequence to represent the inferred CDS: inserted 1 base in 1 codon); its protein translation is MDPQTQQNAAENSHAPIPTSVVVDIHRLTSEDTDPKLLRESAGSESCCIVRIPHSLARINLKAYEPKIVSIGPYHHGKEHLKMAQQHKRRFLKFLVAKMQENGTDPQELVNAVSTLEGDIRGSYSEDLGYESEKLVEMMVLDGCFILTLFLIVSGKVVYTNLDDPIFRMPWILPSIRADLLLLENQVPYVLLQTLFETSNLVTNSCLNELAFEFFDYSLQKPETFWAKHYSLEAKHLLDLIRKTFVPVTCQRSIKEANGFLGFVLSAKKLHLRGIKFKRRMNTDSILDIRFSNGVLHIPPVVMDDFTXVFLNCVAFEQLYADSSNHITSYVAFMACLINEESDAAFLSERRILENYFGTEEEVSRFYKSIGKDVALDLERSYLAKVFEGVNEYSSKGFHVHCAEFVHTHFDSPWTFASSFAALLLLMFAALQVFFAAYSYFQPPKDQ